A window from Hoeflea sp. IMCC20628 encodes these proteins:
- a CDS encoding BrnA antitoxin family protein → MKPTRRTGSAFDRAEAAFKSATSKPVEAAPKPRTVPEGKELVSLRLDRAVLEHFQEDGPGWQDRINAALRAAAGLDGE, encoded by the coding sequence ATGAAGCCAACACGACGTACCGGCAGCGCTTTCGACCGCGCCGAAGCAGCCTTCAAGTCCGCCACCAGCAAGCCGGTCGAAGCCGCGCCCAAGCCCAGAACCGTGCCCGAGGGCAAGGAACTGGTGTCGCTGCGACTCGACCGCGCCGTTCTGGAGCATTTCCAGGAAGACGGCCCTGGCTGGCAGGATCGCATCAATGCCGCGCTGCGCGCAGCCGCAGGGCTCGACGGCGAATAG
- a CDS encoding pseudouridine-5'-phosphate glycosidase has translation MTGPIKIETTREVADALAQGRPVVALESTIITHGMPWPGNRDMALEVEAVIRAEGAVPATIAVIDGRLHAGLDEAAITKLAQAKDVMKLSRADFAFAIAEGRTGATTVAATMMAAHLAGIQVFATGGIGGVHRGAELSFDISADLEELARTPVIVVSAGAKAILDIPKTLEALETRGVPVVAFGQDEMPAFWSRKSGLTAPLRLDDAASIARFEATRQSLGSHGGMLIANPVPETDEIPAGEINQHIDAALAAAKAQGIEGKAVTPFLLGEILTLTGGASLKTNIALVLNNARLAARIAMALTAGPK, from the coding sequence ATGACCGGGCCCATCAAGATCGAAACCACGAGGGAAGTTGCCGACGCGCTGGCGCAGGGCCGCCCCGTTGTGGCGCTCGAATCGACCATCATTACCCATGGCATGCCCTGGCCGGGCAATCGCGACATGGCGCTTGAGGTCGAGGCGGTGATTCGGGCCGAAGGCGCAGTGCCAGCCACCATCGCCGTCATCGATGGCCGCCTGCATGCTGGGCTAGACGAGGCGGCAATCACCAAGCTGGCGCAGGCGAAAGACGTGATGAAACTTTCGCGCGCCGATTTCGCCTTTGCGATTGCCGAAGGCCGCACCGGCGCCACCACGGTGGCAGCCACCATGATGGCAGCACATCTGGCCGGCATCCAGGTATTTGCCACCGGCGGCATCGGCGGTGTGCACCGTGGTGCGGAACTCAGTTTCGATATCTCCGCCGATCTCGAGGAGCTTGCCCGCACCCCTGTGATCGTCGTCTCGGCCGGCGCCAAGGCGATTCTCGACATCCCCAAAACGCTTGAAGCGCTCGAAACCCGCGGCGTGCCGGTGGTAGCCTTCGGTCAGGACGAGATGCCTGCCTTCTGGTCGCGCAAATCCGGCCTCACCGCCCCGTTGCGGCTGGATGATGCGGCGTCGATTGCCCGGTTTGAGGCCACCCGTCAGTCGCTCGGCAGCCATGGCGGCATGCTGATCGCCAATCCGGTGCCTGAAACCGATGAAATCCCCGCTGGCGAGATCAACCAGCATATCGATGCCGCCCTGGCAGCAGCCAAGGCGCAAGGCATCGAGGGCAAGGCGGTGACTCCGTTCCTGCTCGGCGAGATCCTGACGCTGACCGGCGGTGCCAGCCTCAAGACCAACATCGCTCTGGTGCTCAACAACGCCCGCCTCGCCGCCCGCATCGCCATGGCACTGACCGCTGGACCAAAATGA
- a CDS encoding OmpA family protein, with translation MKSKLLIAALAAVFVSGCTTDPYTGQSKVSNLAGGAALGALGGAALGTLAGGDDRKNALIGAGVGALAGGAIGGYMDQQENQLRAQLQGTGVSVTRMGDKIILNMPSNITFDSDQSAVKPQFYETLNSVALVLKKFNRSLVDVAGHTDSTGSDSHNLTLSQQRAQSVSSYLISQGNDPRRFYTQGFGESQPIADNGSDAGRAANRRVEIQISPLS, from the coding sequence ATGAAATCCAAACTTCTGATCGCGGCGTTGGCCGCAGTCTTCGTATCCGGCTGCACCACCGATCCGTATACCGGCCAGTCCAAGGTCTCCAACCTCGCTGGCGGGGCCGCGCTTGGCGCTCTCGGCGGCGCAGCACTCGGTACGCTAGCCGGTGGTGACGACCGCAAGAATGCGCTGATCGGTGCCGGCGTTGGTGCGCTCGCCGGTGGCGCGATCGGCGGTTACATGGACCAGCAGGAAAACCAATTGCGGGCGCAGTTGCAGGGCACTGGAGTTTCGGTGACGCGTATGGGCGACAAGATCATTCTCAACATGCCGTCCAACATCACCTTCGACAGCGACCAGTCGGCGGTGAAGCCGCAGTTCTATGAGACACTGAATTCAGTGGCGTTGGTGCTGAAGAAATTCAACCGCTCGCTGGTTGATGTTGCCGGCCATACCGATTCGACCGGGTCTGACAGCCACAATCTGACGCTCTCGCAGCAGCGGGCGCAGTCGGTTTCGAGCTACCTGATCTCGCAGGGCAATGATCCGCGCCGCTTCTACACCCAGGGATTTGGCGAGAGCCAGCCGATTGCCGACAATGGTTCGGACGCGGGACGCGCAGCCAACCGCCGCGTGGAAATCCAGATTTCGCCGCTGAGCTGA
- the dksA gene encoding RNA polymerase-binding protein DksA yields MSEDIDFSSYVPSDDEDFMNTQQRTYFRAKLTMWRNDILKEARETLDHLAEESSNHPDVADRASSETDRAIELRARDRQRKLIGKIDAALTRLDEGTYGYCEETGEPISLKRLDARPIATLSIEAQERHERREKVYRDE; encoded by the coding sequence ATGAGTGAAGACATCGATTTTTCCTCTTATGTGCCCTCGGATGACGAGGATTTCATGAACACCCAGCAGCGGACCTATTTCAGGGCCAAGTTGACTATGTGGCGCAATGATATTCTCAAAGAGGCTCGCGAGACGCTTGACCATCTCGCAGAGGAAAGTTCCAACCATCCGGACGTAGCCGATCGCGCTTCGTCTGAAACGGATCGTGCAATCGAATTGCGCGCTCGCGACCGGCAACGCAAGTTGATCGGCAAGATTGATGCTGCGTTGACGCGCCTCGATGAGGGAACTTACGGGTATTGCGAGGAAACCGGCGAGCCGATCAGCCTGAAACGGCTGGACGCCCGCCCAATCGCAACCTTGTCCATCGAAGCCCAGGAACGCCATGAGCGCCGCGAAAAAGTCTATCGCGACGAATAG
- a CDS encoding ATP-binding protein, whose protein sequence is MTETTPATGAPAALVDRSAKPRSVSRLVFLALVMIGASIVFFLFKDRLNNDLMLGILGVLAVVGIFFLVSTVIGFVAVMPKATADPLARAFIDTHPEGTLVTDDKDRVVYANHAYGVLTGSTSAADVQSIEAILSRHRESAEAVYRLTNAMRDGRDGQEEFRMTQPLGAAQETAGAGHWYRLRGRPIVSANDDAKLMAWQLSDISHERIEQELVFKELQNAINYLDHAPVGFFSAGQEGEIVYLNATLADWLGMDLTAFSPGKVKLRDLVAGSGMALVESVQAEPGLNRTAQLDLDLLKSNGQSLPVRLVHRVTATRDGSPGESRTIVISREDGGSEMQDAANAEMRFTRFFNNTPMAIASVDGHGKILRTNGPFLQMFNGLVTRDDMERGTLFETVLREDDRKAFQDAISQAADKQGVIVPIDSRRADNEERHFRFYVNAVIEHSEEAPEETAIIYAVETTEQKALEAQMAQTQKMNAVGTLAGGIAHDFNNVLTAILLSADHLLMSLRPADASFADLIEIKRNANRAAVLVRQLLAFSRKQTMRPTVLSMTDVIGDLRMLIDRLTGSNVKLLLEFGRDLWPVKTDLGQFEQVLINLAVNARDAMPEGGTITVRTRNVETEEAERLNYRGMVAGDYVLIEIEDEGTGITPEVLEQIFEPFFTTKDVGKGTGLGLSMVYGIVKQSGGYIYPESEVGKGTTFRVFLPRHVEDEAEKAAAAEAAALVEAGVDAKLAKAATEGPEDLTGGSAVVLLVEDEEAVRRGGKRMLEARGYEVHEAGTGVEALKVLAELEGKVDIVVSDVVMPEMDGPTLLVELRKDYPDMKFIFVSGYAEDAFARNLPADAKFGFLAKPFSLKQLATSVREMLDE, encoded by the coding sequence ATGACTGAAACGACCCCAGCGACCGGTGCGCCGGCAGCGCTTGTTGACCGAAGCGCAAAACCACGCTCGGTGTCGAGGCTGGTTTTCCTCGCGCTGGTGATGATCGGCGCATCGATCGTGTTCTTTTTGTTCAAGGACAGGCTCAACAATGATTTGATGCTCGGCATTCTCGGTGTGCTGGCGGTGGTTGGGATATTCTTCCTGGTCTCGACCGTGATCGGTTTTGTCGCGGTGATGCCGAAGGCAACGGCTGATCCGCTTGCCCGCGCCTTCATAGACACCCATCCCGAAGGCACTTTGGTGACCGACGACAAGGACAGGGTGGTTTACGCCAACCATGCCTATGGTGTGCTCACCGGTTCCACCAGTGCTGCTGATGTGCAATCCATTGAAGCCATTCTTTCGCGTCACCGCGAATCCGCCGAAGCGGTTTACCGTCTGACCAACGCCATGCGTGACGGGCGTGACGGGCAGGAAGAATTCCGCATGACGCAGCCGCTGGGCGCGGCTCAGGAAACTGCGGGCGCCGGGCACTGGTATCGCTTGCGTGGCCGTCCGATCGTTTCCGCCAATGACGATGCCAAGCTGATGGCGTGGCAATTGTCCGACATCAGCCACGAACGCATCGAGCAGGAACTGGTGTTCAAGGAACTGCAAAACGCCATCAACTATCTCGACCATGCGCCGGTGGGATTCTTCTCGGCCGGACAAGAGGGCGAAATCGTCTATCTCAACGCCACGCTGGCCGATTGGCTTGGCATGGACCTGACCGCCTTCTCACCGGGCAAGGTGAAGCTGCGCGACCTGGTGGCCGGCTCGGGCATGGCACTGGTTGAATCGGTGCAGGCTGAACCGGGGCTTAATCGCACGGCACAGCTTGATCTTGATCTGCTCAAGTCCAATGGCCAGAGCCTGCCGGTGCGTCTGGTGCACCGGGTCACCGCCACGCGAGATGGTTCACCCGGTGAAAGCCGGACAATCGTGATCAGCCGCGAGGATGGCGGGTCGGAAATGCAGGATGCGGCGAACGCGGAAATGCGTTTCACCCGGTTTTTCAACAATACGCCGATGGCGATTGCCTCGGTGGACGGACACGGCAAGATCCTGCGCACAAACGGTCCGTTTCTGCAGATGTTCAACGGTCTGGTGACGCGCGACGACATGGAGCGTGGAACGCTGTTTGAAACGGTGTTGCGCGAGGATGATCGCAAGGCATTCCAGGACGCAATCAGCCAGGCCGCCGACAAGCAAGGTGTCATCGTGCCCATCGACAGCCGCCGGGCTGACAACGAGGAGCGGCATTTCCGCTTTTACGTCAATGCGGTGATCGAGCATTCCGAAGAAGCGCCTGAAGAGACGGCCATCATCTACGCGGTGGAAACCACCGAGCAAAAGGCGCTTGAGGCGCAGATGGCGCAGACCCAGAAGATGAATGCTGTCGGCACGCTTGCCGGCGGCATCGCGCATGATTTCAACAATGTGCTGACCGCAATTCTTCTGTCTGCTGATCACCTTCTGATGTCGCTGAGACCTGCGGATGCAAGCTTTGCTGATCTTATCGAGATCAAGCGCAATGCCAATCGTGCCGCCGTGCTGGTGCGGCAGTTGCTGGCGTTCTCGCGCAAACAGACCATGCGCCCGACCGTGCTGTCGATGACCGATGTGATTGGCGATCTGAGGATGCTGATCGATCGCCTGACCGGCAGCAACGTCAAGCTCCTGCTCGAATTCGGCCGTGATCTGTGGCCGGTAAAGACCGATCTTGGGCAGTTCGAACAGGTGCTGATCAACCTCGCGGTCAATGCACGCGACGCCATGCCGGAGGGCGGCACGATCACTGTGCGGACCCGCAATGTCGAGACCGAGGAAGCCGAAAGGCTGAATTATCGCGGCATGGTGGCGGGCGACTATGTGCTCATCGAAATCGAGGATGAGGGCACCGGCATCACGCCCGAAGTGCTGGAGCAAATTTTCGAACCATTCTTCACCACCAAGGATGTCGGCAAGGGCACAGGTCTGGGACTGTCGATGGTTTATGGCATCGTCAAACAGTCGGGCGGCTACATTTACCCCGAATCGGAGGTCGGCAAGGGCACGACGTTCCGTGTTTTCCTGCCGCGTCATGTCGAGGACGAGGCCGAAAAGGCCGCGGCAGCGGAAGCGGCTGCGCTGGTCGAAGCCGGTGTCGATGCGAAGCTGGCCAAGGCTGCCACTGAAGGACCTGAAGACCTGACTGGCGGTTCGGCTGTGGTGTTGCTGGTTGAAGACGAGGAAGCGGTGCGGCGCGGCGGCAAACGCATGCTGGAGGCGCGTGGATACGAGGTGCATGAGGCCGGAACTGGCGTGGAAGCGCTTAAAGTGCTGGCCGAACTTGAGGGCAAGGTCGATATCGTGGTCTCCGATGTGGTGATGCCGGAAATGGACGGGCCGACGCTGCTGGTCGAACTGCGCAAGGACTATCCCGACATGAAGTTCATCTTCGTGTCGGGCTATGCGGAGGATGCGTTCGCCCGCAATCTGCCGGCTGACGCCAAGTTCGGCTTTTTGGCAAAACCGTTCTCGCTCAAACAACTGGCGACCTCGGTGCGAGAGATGCTCGACGAGTAG
- a CDS encoding histidine phosphatase family protein, with product MSPTQPTALRVFLVRHAHAVWAMPGVRDFDRPLDDRGREEATRLAATLTVNGFEPDLIFCSNARRCVETLAILFADGSGKSRVEQSDALYAAGYKAYLDVIGSVRDETVQSIMIIGHNPMIEETAHALFEHDATAYEEALGMGFPTAGLLIVDCPMKGDGAINGNARFVALLSPVDA from the coding sequence ATGAGCCCGACGCAACCAACCGCCCTGCGCGTATTTCTTGTCCGTCATGCCCACGCAGTGTGGGCCATGCCGGGCGTCCGTGATTTCGACCGGCCACTGGATGACCGCGGCCGTGAAGAGGCCACAAGGCTTGCAGCAACCCTGACCGTCAACGGATTTGAACCGGACTTGATCTTCTGCTCGAACGCCCGCCGTTGCGTCGAGACACTCGCCATTCTGTTTGCCGATGGCAGCGGCAAATCGCGCGTCGAGCAAAGCGACGCCCTCTATGCGGCCGGTTACAAAGCCTATCTCGACGTGATCGGATCGGTGCGTGACGAAACTGTCCAGTCAATCATGATTATCGGGCACAATCCGATGATTGAGGAAACCGCGCATGCGTTGTTTGAGCATGATGCGACAGCCTACGAGGAAGCCCTTGGCATGGGCTTTCCCACCGCTGGATTGCTGATCGTGGATTGTCCCATGAAGGGCGATGGTGCCATCAATGGCAATGCCAGATTTGTCGCGCTGTTATCTCCCGTCGACGCCTGA
- the recA gene encoding recombinase RecA encodes MAQNSLRLVEEKSVDKSKALDAALAQIERSFGKGSIMKLGANEGVVEIETVPTGSLGLDIALGIGGLPRGRVIEIFGPESSGKTTLALQTIAEAQKKGGICGFIDAEHALDPVYARKLGVDLESLLISQPDNGEQALEITDTLVRSGAIDVLVIDSVAALTPRAEIEGEMGDSLPGLQARLMSQALRKLTASISRSNCMVIFINQIRMKIGVMFGSPETTTGGNALKFYASVRLDIRRIGSVKDRDEVVGNQTRVKVVKNKMAPPFKQVEFDIMYGEGVSKVGELVDLGVKAGIVEKSGAWFSYNSQRLGQGRENSKQFLRDNPAVADEIELLLRQNAGLIAEKFLEADKGKDDDDSAESAEM; translated from the coding sequence ATGGCACAGAACTCTTTGCGACTGGTAGAGGAAAAATCCGTGGACAAAAGCAAGGCGCTCGACGCCGCACTTGCCCAGATCGAACGGTCGTTCGGCAAGGGTTCCATCATGAAGCTTGGCGCCAATGAGGGCGTGGTCGAGATCGAAACGGTTCCCACCGGTTCGCTGGGTCTCGACATCGCGCTCGGCATCGGCGGCTTGCCGCGTGGCCGGGTGATCGAGATTTTCGGGCCGGAAAGCTCGGGCAAAACCACACTGGCACTGCAGACCATCGCCGAAGCCCAGAAGAAGGGCGGCATTTGCGGCTTTATCGATGCCGAGCACGCGCTCGACCCGGTCTATGCCCGCAAGCTTGGCGTCGACCTTGAGAGCCTGCTGATTTCGCAGCCTGACAATGGCGAGCAGGCGCTTGAAATCACCGACACGCTGGTCCGCTCCGGCGCCATCGACGTGCTGGTCATCGATTCGGTGGCGGCGCTGACGCCGCGCGCCGAAATTGAGGGCGAGATGGGCGACAGCCTTCCCGGCCTGCAGGCACGTCTGATGAGCCAGGCACTGCGCAAGCTCACCGCTTCGATCTCGCGGTCGAACTGCATGGTGATCTTCATCAACCAGATCCGCATGAAAATCGGCGTGATGTTCGGTTCGCCCGAAACCACGACCGGCGGCAATGCTCTGAAATTCTATGCCTCAGTGCGGCTTGATATCCGCCGCATCGGCTCGGTCAAGGACCGCGACGAGGTCGTTGGCAACCAAACACGGGTCAAGGTGGTCAAGAACAAGATGGCGCCGCCGTTCAAGCAGGTTGAATTCGACATCATGTATGGCGAAGGCGTCTCCAAGGTCGGCGAACTGGTCGATCTGGGCGTCAAGGCCGGGATTGTCGAGAAATCCGGCGCCTGGTTCTCCTACAACAGCCAGCGGCTGGGGCAGGGGCGTGAGAATTCGAAACAGTTCCTGCGTGACAATCCGGCGGTGGCCGACGAGATCGAGCTGTTGCTGCGCCAGAACGCCGGACTGATTGCCGAAAAGTTTCTCGAAGCGGACAAGGGCAAGGATGACGACGACAGCGCCGAGTCCGCTGAAATGTAG
- a CDS encoding flagellar biosynthetic protein FliO, giving the protein MPDNILGGQGSTLLMAVIIVAVALLALVGVFWLIRARAASTFIRGGKNRQPRLAVLDAAAVDTRRRLVLIRRDDVEHLVMIGGPTDIVIESRISRHDDQASAPPPQHRQPGLAPSPKPAQTLQPEPSLRPAATPQPAPSRQPEPKPHPAPSPRPVAAALPETQWTEPVPQPQAARTPSKDPLVAPAATAAVAASSAGSIRSEAADALESARARVFEEPSFDEDAFDELTAIPDNKSTPQEVPKPSVPAPARTAETAQAPATSAQPDFESVLADELSGDLSLDLEDDSYLDPPRLDQPHGSDQSNDEKTPEVKPDPHPSRDSLEAEMERLLGDLSRKP; this is encoded by the coding sequence ATGCCGGACAATATTCTTGGCGGTCAGGGATCAACGCTTTTGATGGCGGTTATCATCGTCGCAGTGGCCCTTCTGGCACTTGTCGGAGTCTTCTGGCTGATCCGTGCCCGCGCTGCATCGACCTTCATCCGCGGCGGCAAAAATCGCCAGCCGCGCTTGGCTGTGCTGGATGCGGCTGCCGTCGACACCCGTCGGCGGCTGGTGCTGATCCGGCGCGACGATGTCGAGCATCTTGTGATGATCGGCGGCCCGACGGACATTGTCATCGAAAGCCGCATCAGCCGTCATGACGACCAGGCCAGCGCGCCGCCGCCACAACACCGGCAGCCCGGCCTCGCGCCCTCTCCCAAGCCCGCGCAAACTCTTCAGCCGGAACCATCTCTACGGCCTGCAGCAACGCCTCAGCCGGCGCCTTCTCGCCAGCCTGAGCCAAAACCGCACCCCGCACCGTCGCCAAGACCGGTTGCGGCAGCGCTCCCTGAGACGCAATGGACCGAACCAGTGCCACAGCCTCAAGCGGCCCGGACACCCAGCAAAGATCCGCTGGTTGCGCCCGCAGCCACCGCCGCTGTCGCCGCAAGCTCGGCGGGCTCCATCCGTTCGGAAGCCGCCGACGCTCTCGAAAGCGCCAGGGCCAGGGTATTCGAAGAGCCAAGTTTCGATGAGGATGCTTTTGACGAATTGACCGCCATTCCGGACAACAAATCAACACCGCAAGAAGTACCGAAGCCATCGGTTCCAGCGCCTGCACGGACGGCCGAAACGGCACAGGCGCCGGCGACGTCGGCTCAGCCTGATTTCGAGTCCGTGCTGGCCGACGAACTGTCAGGCGATCTTTCGCTCGATCTGGAGGACGACAGCTATCTTGATCCGCCGCGACTGGACCAGCCCCACGGTTCGGACCAATCCAATGACGAAAAGACTCCTGAAGTCAAACCGGACCCGCATCCATCACGGGATTCTCTGGAAGCGGAAATGGAACGCCTGCTCGGCGATCTGTCACGCAAGCCCTGA
- a CDS encoding PfkB family carbohydrate kinase: MARILAIGGAHIDRKGWLAASHRAGVSNPGCWETEAGGGAFNAARNLARLGHQVTLVAPRGGDAAADLVARAAEDAGIEDCPLTFLDRTTPSYSAILEPDGNLVTALADMALYDLVPARRLLTSRLRKRLASAELLLVDSNLPESALSALADAAAVLGLPLAVIAVSPAKVVRWRSSLSKITVLAMNAAEAAALSGLQASTQSEWPALLARTGLSGGLVSDGAGPVTAFAAGQAITSLPPVLDRLIDVIGAGDALASGYLDGLLSGGSLEANLTRGIALARLTAGVLGPVRPDLSPALLAQALARMPKPDESQIPVQEHQT; this comes from the coding sequence ATGGCCCGCATCCTCGCCATCGGCGGCGCCCACATCGACCGCAAGGGCTGGCTCGCGGCCTCGCATCGCGCCGGCGTCTCCAATCCGGGCTGCTGGGAAACCGAAGCCGGCGGCGGCGCCTTCAACGCCGCGCGCAATCTCGCCCGCCTCGGCCATCAGGTCACCCTCGTCGCCCCGCGCGGTGGTGATGCGGCGGCTGATCTGGTGGCCCGTGCTGCCGAAGACGCCGGCATCGAGGATTGCCCTCTGACCTTTCTCGATCGCACCACACCGAGCTATTCGGCCATTCTCGAGCCTGATGGCAATCTGGTCACCGCGCTGGCCGACATGGCGCTGTATGATCTTGTGCCTGCGCGCCGGCTTTTGACCTCGCGGCTGCGCAAGCGGCTGGCTTCAGCAGAACTGCTGCTGGTTGATTCCAACCTGCCAGAAAGCGCGCTGTCGGCGCTGGCCGACGCAGCCGCCGTACTCGGCCTGCCGCTGGCCGTTATTGCCGTGTCGCCTGCCAAGGTGGTGCGCTGGCGCTCCAGCCTATCGAAAATCACGGTGCTGGCCATGAACGCCGCTGAAGCTGCCGCCCTCTCCGGCCTGCAGGCCAGCACCCAGAGTGAGTGGCCGGCGCTTCTGGCACGCACCGGGCTTTCAGGCGGGCTTGTCAGCGACGGCGCCGGGCCGGTGACAGCCTTTGCCGCTGGCCAGGCCATTACAAGCTTGCCGCCTGTGCTCGACCGGTTGATCGATGTCATAGGCGCAGGCGACGCGCTGGCCTCGGGCTATCTCGATGGCCTGCTTTCGGGCGGCTCACTCGAGGCCAATCTGACGCGCGGCATCGCACTGGCGCGGCTGACTGCCGGCGTTCTCGGTCCGGTGCGGCCGGATTTGTCTCCGGCATTGCTTGCGCAGGCGCTTGCCCGCATGCCAAAGCCGGACGAGAGCCAAATCCCAGTTCAGGAGCATCAAACATGA